The genomic window GCCGAGGAACGAGGCGGCCGAGAGGTAGTCGCCCGCGATGGCCGAGCCGTTCTGGCCGCCCGTGAACGAGCGCCCGGCGGCGTAGTAGTCGGCCGCGGTCTTGTTGTTGCGGGATGCCCGGAACACGATGATCATCGTGACCGCCACGAAGGCGCCGAAGATCGCGATGTTGAGGATCGGGTCGCCCGGCGAGGACGAGGCGGTGTCGGCGGCGAGACGCAGCATCAGCGCACCCCCTCCTTCGTCTCGAGGCGCTCGCGGATGGCCCGGGCTCCGGGGTCGAGGTTGCGGTTGGCGTACGAGACGTAGGTCATCGTGACGATGAACGTCGTCGCCACCTGCGAGAGGCCGAGCAGGATGCCGACGTTGACGCTGCCGAACACGGGCTGCGCCATGAACTCGGGCGCGTACCCGGCGAGCAGCACGAACGAGATGTACCAGAGCAGGCACACGGCGGTGACGGGCAGCACGAACCCGCGGTGCTTGCGACGCAGGTGGGTGAACTCCTCCGAGTTCTGCGTCTCACGGAACACCGCGGCCGTCTGGCCGGACGAGTGCTCCTCGGTCAGGGCGTCATTGCCCATGGTGTCTCCTCGAGGTCGACGGCGGTGACGTCCTCGTCGGCGTCGGTGCCGTGCATGATTTCAGTGCGGGGGTGGTTCGGGAGTGGTGCGGCCCCACCCTCCCCCCGACGAAGGCCACGAGGAACGCCGGGCGCGCTCGTCGGCGGCGAGCGGCATCGGCCGTGCGACGAGCGGCGCCCCGCCGCCATCCATCGCCCCCTCGATGCGGTGGCCCCGCCCCGCGTCGCCTACGGTGGATGCTCGTGACCGAGTCAGTGCTGCTCGCCCTCGCCGTCGGCGTGCTCGTCGGCGTGGCGATCGCCGTGCTCGGCATCGTCGCCTGGCGCGTCGTGAAGCTCTCGCGCGAGATGGGAACGGCCGCCGAGCGGGCCACCTACTCGACGCTGCACCTCGCCAGTCAGGCCGCGACGCATCTGCGCGGAGGGCTCGACACGGGCGACCCGCATCGGGCTCTGCGCCCCCTGCGCGCGCTGCTCGACTGCCGGGTGCTCGCCCTCGCCGACGATCACGGCGTGCTCGCGCTCGACGCCGGTCCGGGCGATCAGCGGCTCGTCGGCGAGCTCAGGACCATCGCCGAGAGCCTCGCCGAGGAGGTGCGGCGCGGCGATAAGCCGCAGGTGTTCCGCGGCATCGACCCGAGCCGGCGCGGGGTCTCGAGCACTGACGCCGTCGCCGCGCCGATCATCGCCGACGACCGGGTCGTGGGCGTCATCATCGCCTTCTCGCCGACCGTGCGCCCCGGTCTGGTGCGCGCGACGGGCGAGGTCGCCGAGTGGGTCTCGGCGCAGCTCGAGCTCGCCGAGCTCGACGCCAGCCGCGCCGCCCTCGCCGAGGCCGAGGTGAAGGCGCTGCGCAGCCAGATCAGCCCGCACTTCATCTACAACGCGCTCACCGCCATCGCGAGCACCATCACGACGAACCCGCCGCGGGCGCGCGACCTCGTGCTCGAGTTCGCCGACTTCACCCGGTACTCGTTCCGCCGGCAGGGCGACTTCACGACCCTCGCCGACGAGCTCAAGAGCGTCGACTCCTACCTGCAGCTCGAGCGCGCGCGCTTCGGCGACCGCCTCACCCTCACCCTGCAGGTCGCCCCCGAGGTGCTGCCGACGGTCATCCCCTTCCTCAGCGTGCAGCCGCTCGTCGAGAACGCCGTGCGGCACGGGCTCGAGCCCAAGGCCGCGGGCGGCCGCATCACCATCCGGGCGAGCGACGCGGGCGCCTTCGCGCTCATCGAGATCGAGGACGACGGGGTCGGCATCGATCCCGAGCTGCTGCGGGGCATCCTGGCGGGGCGGCCCTCGGTCGATCACGTGGGGGTGCGCAACGTGGATGCCCGGCTGCGGCAGCTCTACGGCGACGAGCACGGCCTCACCGTCGAGACGAACCTCGACGCGGGCACCCTCGTGCGCATGCGCGTGCCCAAGTCGCAGCCCGACAACGCCGTAGGAGACTGACCTGATGCTGACCGTGCTCATCGCCGACGACGAGCAGCCCGCGCTCGACGAGCTGGCCTACCTGCTCGGGCACGACGCGCGCATCGGCGTCGTGCACCGGGCCTCGAACGGCGCCGACGCCCTGCGCATCCTCACGCAGGAGGAGATCGACGCCGTCTTCCTCGACATCCACATGCCCGGCCTCAGCGGCATCGACCTCGCCCGCGCGCTCGGGCACTTCGACCGCCGCCCGCCCTTCGTCTTCGTCACCGCCGACGAGGAGCGCGCCGTCGAGGCCTTCGACCTCGCGGCCGTCGACTACCTGCTCAAGCCCGTGCGCACCGAGCGCCTCGAGCGCGCGGTCGGGCGGCTCATCGAGGCGCGCGCGGCCGCCGACGCCGCGGGGGCGGGCGGGGCGGGCGCCGCGGGCGCTCCCGTCACCGGCGCCGTGCCCGTCGTCGCCCGACCCGAGCTCGTCGCCGTCAGCCTCGGCGGAACGACGCGCATGATCCGGCAGGACGCGATCCACTACGTGCAGGCCCAGGGCGACTACGCGCGGCTGCACACCGACGACGGCAGCTACCTCGTGCGCGTTCCCATGAGCGATCTCGAGCAGCAGTGGGCGGCCGCCGGCTTCGTGCGCATCCACCGCTCGTACCTCGTCGCCCTCGGGCACGTCGAGCGCCTGCGCCTCGGCGCGAGCAACCCCACCGTGCTCGTCGGCGGGGTCGAGCTGCCCGTCAGCCGCCGCCTGCTGCCCTCGCTGCGCGACCGGGTGGCGGCGAGCCGGGTGCGGCCGCGCGCGTGAGCGATCCGGGGGCCGGCGGGGGTGCCGGGGAGGTCGCGGTGGGCGGGGTCGCCGCGGGCGGCCCCGCCGCGAGGCCCGTGCCGCCGGCGCGGGTCAGCGTCACCGCGCCCCGGCAAGGGGCGCCGCTCGCGGCGGGAGCCGGTCATCCCGCCCTCGATCGCAGCGACACCGCCACCGTCTACGTGCGCTCCCTCATCCGCTCGCAGCTGCGCCTCGCGCTCGTGTGCGCCGCCGGCTTCGTCGTCAGCCTCGGGATGCTCTGGCTCGTGCTCGCGGCCGCCCCCGGTCTCGACGCCGTCGTCGTCGCCGGGGTGCCCGTCAGCTGGCTGCTGCTCGCCTTCGGCAGCTACCCCGCCATCATCGCCTTCGCGCTCATCTTCATCGTGGCGAGCGCGCGCAACGAGGCCGGGTACCGCTCGCTGACGGAGGCCTCGTGAGCGCCGACGGGGCCCGCCCGTGAACCCCGCGCTCGGCTACATCGCGATCGCCGCCGTCACCCTCATGACGGCGTTCATCGGCTTCTTCGGCCTGCGCATCTCGCGCACGACGCGCGACTTCTACGTCGCCTCGCGCACCGTCAAGCCCTGGTGGAACGCGAGCGCCATCGGCGGCGAGTACCTCTCGGCGGCGAGCGTGCTCGGGGTCGCCGGGCTCATCCTGCTGCAGGGGGCGGGCGGGCTGTGGTTCCCGATCGGGTACACCGCCGGCTATCTCATGCTGCTGCTCTTCGTCGCGGCGCCGCTGCGGCGGTCGGGGGCGTACACGATCCCCGACTTCACGCGGGCGCGGCTCGAGTCGCTGGGCGTGCGACGGCTGACGAGCGTCCTCGTCATCCTCATCGGCTGGTTCTACATCGTGCCGCAGCTGCAGGGCGCGGCCCTCACCATCCGCATCACGACGGGCCTGCCCTCGTGGATCGGCGCCGTCGCGGTGGCCGTCATCGTCGGCCTCATCGTCGCCGCGGGCGGCATGCGCTCCATCACCTTCGTGCAGGCGTTCCAGTTCTGGCTGAAGCTCACGGCGATCGCCGTGCCGGTGGTGTTCCTGCTGATCGCGGTGGCGGGCGGCGCGGGCACGGCGCTGGATACGGCCGAGGCTTTTCCCGCGGCGCTCGGTCCGGCATCCCTCGACGGCTACGCCACCGTCTCGCTCGTCATCGCCCTGCTGCTCGGCACGATGGGCCTGCCGCACGTGCTCGTGCGCTTCTACACGAACCCCGACGGGCCGGCCGCGCGGCGCACGACGCTCATCGTGCTGGGGCTGCTGTCGGTGTTCTACCTGTTCCCGACGATCGTCGGGCTGCTCGGCCGGGCGCTCGCCCCCGCGCTCGCGCAATCGGGGGAGGCCGACGCGCTCGTGCTGCTGCTGCCCGGGCTCGTCATCGGCGGGCTGCTCGGCGACGTGCTCACGGCACTCGTGATCGCGGGGGCCTTCGGCGCCTTCCTCTCCACCTCGTCGGGGCTGATCATCTCGCTCGCCGGCGTCATCTCGCAGGAGGTCGCCGGGGGATCGGTGCGCGGCTTCCGCATCGCCGCGATCGCCTCCTCGCTCGTTCCCCTCGCCGTCGCCCTGCTGCTCGAACCGGGCGGGCTCGCCGGCAGCGTCGGGCTCGTCTTCGCCTTCACCGCGTCGACCCTGTGCCCCGTGCTCGTGCTCGGCATCTGGTGGCGCGGCCTCACCGCCCGCGGCGCGATCGTCGGGATGCTCGGCGGCGGCCTCGCCTGCGGCCTGGCCATCCTGCTCGGGCCGCTCCTGACGGCGGCCGGCGCCGCGGCCTGGCTGCAGTCGGCCCTGCTGCAGCCCGCCGCCTGGACCGTTCCGCTGGCCTTCGCACTGACCGTGCTGGTCTCCCGGCTCGACCGCCGGAGGATCCCGCGCGGGGCCGACCGGTTCCTCGCGCGCCTGCACGTGCCCGAGCGCGCCGAGTAGCCCGCGCCGGGCATCCCGCCCCCGGTGCCGGCGCCAGTACCCGCCGCCGAGCCTTCGGCCCTGCCCCAGGCCACCGCCGCTCGCCGCCACCCGCTGCCGCCCCCGGGCTGCCCGCGATCAGGAGTCGGGCGACCGCGGTCGGAGTGTCGCCGCATGACTCGAGTCGACATGCCGAGGCGCTCCTGATCGCGGGCACTGAGGAGCCGCCCGCCCGGCCTGGCACGAATTCAGGCATCGCGCGACCGAGGTCGGCGTGCCGCCGCCTACCCGGGGTCGACGCGCCGGGAGGCGCCTGAATTCGTGCACGGCCGAGCCGGGCATCCTGCCCCGCCCCTCGCCGGCGACGGGCCCCGCGTCAGGCGGCGGGCTGCCCCGGTCGCCGCCGCACCCGCAGCCGCCCCTGCGCGAGCAGCACCCCGAGGATGACGAGCGCCGCGCCCACCGGCTCGTTCCAGACGAGCCGCTCCCCGAGCACGACGATGCCCAGCAGCACCCCGATCACCGGCGTGATGTAGGTGACGGTGGATGCCCGGGTCGCGCCCCACGCCCGCACCACGTTCTGGTTCCAGACGTAGGCGAGCCCGGTGCCGAGCGAGCCGAGCGCGATGACCGCGAGCACCACGACGGGGCTCAGCGACACGGGCTCGAGCCCGATGAGCGGGGTCAGCGCGAGCAGCACTACCGCCGCGATCGCGATGTACGCGGCCGTCATGGCGAGCGCGCTCACCCCGGTCGCGGCGAGGTGGCGGCGCATGTACGAGAGGCTGAAGCCGTAGCAGGCGGTCGCCCCGAGCATCGCGAGCTGGGGCAGCAGGTCGCCGCCGAGCGCGACGCCCTGCCAGGGACCGATGATGACGATGACGCCGAGGATGCCGATGCCGATGCCGAGCACCTGCGCCCGGTCGAGGCGCTCGACGCGCAGCACGAGGGCCGCGATGAGCGCCGTCATGATCGGGGTCGTGGCGTTGTAGACGCTCGCGAGCCCCGAGGCGACGTACTGCTGCGCCCACGAGAACAGCAGGTACGGCACGACGCAGAACATCACGCCGATGACGGCGAGGTGCCCCCAGACCGGCCCCCAGGCGGGCAGGCGGTCGCGGGTGATGACGACGAGCAGCAGCAGGGTGACCGCGCCGAGCACGGCGCGCGCGGTGGCGACCTGGGCGGGCGAGAGCCCGGTGAGCGCGAGGGCGATGAACAGGAAGCTGGCGCCCCAGATGAGACCGGCGAGACCGAACTGGGCGGCGATCCACCCCTCGCGCGGTCTCTCGACGGCGGTCGCCGCGGGCGCGCTCACTCCCCGGTCGCGATGCTGCCGGTGGAGGCGATCTGCTCGTGGTGGTGGATGACCTCGGCGACGATGAAGGTCAGGAACTTCTCGGCGAAGGCCGGGTCCAGCTCGGCCTCCTCGGCGAGACTGCGCAGCCGGGCGATCTGCACGCGCTCGCGCTCGGGGTCGGAGGCCGGCAGACCCGTGACGGCTTTGAGCCGCCCGACGCTCTGCGTGCACTTGAACCGCTCGGCGAGCAGGTGCACGAGGGCGGCATCGATGTTGTCGATGCTCTTGCGCAGGGAGCCGAGCTCGGCGAGGGCCGCATCATCCATGCCCCGAGCGTATCCGCCGACGGGCCGCGGGGGCACGCCCGCATCGGCGGCTTCCCGACGACGCACTGCCGCGCGCGGGCGGGGGTTCAGCGGTGCCGCAGGCGTCGGGCGATCGCGGCCCACGCGCCGACGGCCCGCTCGGCCACCCAGACGGGCGCCCAGAGAGCGGCATCCGCCCGGTAGTGGTCGGCGCCGCCCGCGCGACGCCGCCCGACCTCGGCGACGACGACGGTTCCGAGCGCGACCGCGGCGAGCAGCGGCGGCCGGCGTGCGGCCAGCAGGATGCTCGGCAGCAGGGCGAGCTCGCCGGCGACCCGCGCGGGCCGGGCGAACGAGTCGCCTGCCTGCCCGATCCGCTGGTGCCAGAAGCGCGGAACGCTGGGCGCGAGGCGATCCACGTAGACGTCGAGTGCGGTCACCACCTCGCCGCCCACCGAGTCGATCGTGCGCTGCAGCTCGGGGATGTCGTGCAGCAGCCGGCTCTCCATGCCGCCGACGGCCTGGAAGGTGTCGCGGCAGACGACCGCCGTGGCGCCCTCGTCGCCGGCGAAGCGCGCGGAGACCACGGCGCGGGTGACGAGGCTGCGCGCGGTGTCCCAGCGCGCCTGCCACGGCTGCGGGCGCAGCACCGTCTGGGGCAGCACGATGTCGGCCTCGGGTGCGGCCGCGAGCAGGGCCATGAGCCCGTCGCGGTCGTAGCGCACGTCGTGCGCCGCGATGATCACGCGCGGCCGCAGGCCCGGCAGCCGCCCGGTGTGCACGCCGCGGGCGGCGCCGTGATCGCCGATCGCCGCGTTCTGGCCGGGCCGGTGGTGGCGCACGGCGTCGGGGAGAGCACGGGCGTGGGCCGCGGCGAGCGCGGGGGCGGAGTCGTCGAGCACGGTGACGGGCATCCATTCGGCGACCCGCGCGGCGTAGCGCGCGACCGCGTCGATGGGCCCGGGCTCGTGCCAGCGGAGGGTGAGGACGTACTCGGCGTCGGTGAACGCCTCATCCGTCATCGCCGGATGCCCCCGGTGCGCTCGACGGGGAGCGTGATGGGCCGGTCGTCGACGGGCGGGATCTCGGCGGCGCGATCGGCGCGCAGCACCGCGTCGTTGCGGAGGGCGTCGCACTCTCGCAGGGCGCTGCGCCCGACCGTCCAGCGGACGACCTCGTGCTCGGTGATCCAGCGCTCGACCGCGACGCCGATGGCGGCGCCGAGAAGCACGTCGTCGAGCAGCTCGGGCTGCGCCTCGACGAGTCCGCCCGCGATGCGCGCGCGTCCGGCACCCGCGCCGCGCGCGGCATCGGATTGCAGGAGCGGCCGGCCGAGGCGACCGAGCGCCTCGATGACGGCCGACTCGATGGAG from Microcella daejeonensis includes these protein-coding regions:
- a CDS encoding sodium/solute symporter, which translates into the protein MNPALGYIAIAAVTLMTAFIGFFGLRISRTTRDFYVASRTVKPWWNASAIGGEYLSAASVLGVAGLILLQGAGGLWFPIGYTAGYLMLLLFVAAPLRRSGAYTIPDFTRARLESLGVRRLTSVLVILIGWFYIVPQLQGAALTIRITTGLPSWIGAVAVAVIVGLIVAAGGMRSITFVQAFQFWLKLTAIAVPVVFLLIAVAGGAGTALDTAEAFPAALGPASLDGYATVSLVIALLLGTMGLPHVLVRFYTNPDGPAARRTTLIVLGLLSVFYLFPTIVGLLGRALAPALAQSGEADALVLLLPGLVIGGLLGDVLTALVIAGAFGAFLSTSSGLIISLAGVISQEVAGGSVRGFRIAAIASSLVPLAVALLLEPGGLAGSVGLVFAFTASTLCPVLVLGIWWRGLTARGAIVGMLGGGLACGLAILLGPLLTAAGAAAWLQSALLQPAAWTVPLAFALTVLVSRLDRRRIPRGADRFLARLHVPERAE
- a CDS encoding DUF485 domain-containing protein, whose product is MGNDALTEEHSSGQTAAVFRETQNSEEFTHLRRKHRGFVLPVTAVCLLWYISFVLLAGYAPEFMAQPVFGSVNVGILLGLSQVATTFIVTMTYVSYANRNLDPGARAIRERLETKEGVR
- a CDS encoding DMT family transporter, which encodes MSAPAATAVERPREGWIAAQFGLAGLIWGASFLFIALALTGLSPAQVATARAVLGAVTLLLLVVITRDRLPAWGPVWGHLAVIGVMFCVVPYLLFSWAQQYVASGLASVYNATTPIMTALIAALVLRVERLDRAQVLGIGIGILGVIVIIGPWQGVALGGDLLPQLAMLGATACYGFSLSYMRRHLAATGVSALAMTAAYIAIAAVVLLALTPLIGLEPVSLSPVVVLAVIALGSLGTGLAYVWNQNVVRAWGATRASTVTYITPVIGVLLGIVVLGERLVWNEPVGAALVILGVLLAQGRLRVRRRPGQPAA
- a CDS encoding glycosyltransferase family 2 protein is translated as MTDEAFTDAEYVLTLRWHEPGPIDAVARYAARVAEWMPVTVLDDSAPALAAAHARALPDAVRHHRPGQNAAIGDHGAARGVHTGRLPGLRPRVIIAAHDVRYDRDGLMALLAAAPEADIVLPQTVLRPQPWQARWDTARSLVTRAVVSARFAGDEGATAVVCRDTFQAVGGMESRLLHDIPELQRTIDSVGGEVVTALDVYVDRLAPSVPRFWHQRIGQAGDSFARPARVAGELALLPSILLAARRPPLLAAVALGTVVVAEVGRRRAGGADHYRADAALWAPVWVAERAVGAWAAIARRLRHR
- a CDS encoding histidine kinase, with the translated sequence MTESVLLALAVGVLVGVAIAVLGIVAWRVVKLSREMGTAAERATYSTLHLASQAATHLRGGLDTGDPHRALRPLRALLDCRVLALADDHGVLALDAGPGDQRLVGELRTIAESLAEEVRRGDKPQVFRGIDPSRRGVSSTDAVAAPIIADDRVVGVIIAFSPTVRPGLVRATGEVAEWVSAQLELAELDASRAALAEAEVKALRSQISPHFIYNALTAIASTITTNPPRARDLVLEFADFTRYSFRRQGDFTTLADELKSVDSYLQLERARFGDRLTLTLQVAPEVLPTVIPFLSVQPLVENAVRHGLEPKAAGGRITIRASDAGAFALIEIEDDGVGIDPELLRGILAGRPSVDHVGVRNVDARLRQLYGDEHGLTVETNLDAGTLVRMRVPKSQPDNAVGD
- a CDS encoding LytR/AlgR family response regulator transcription factor — protein: MLTVLIADDEQPALDELAYLLGHDARIGVVHRASNGADALRILTQEEIDAVFLDIHMPGLSGIDLARALGHFDRRPPFVFVTADEERAVEAFDLAAVDYLLKPVRTERLERAVGRLIEARAAADAAGAGGAGAAGAPVTGAVPVVARPELVAVSLGGTTRMIRQDAIHYVQAQGDYARLHTDDGSYLVRVPMSDLEQQWAAAGFVRIHRSYLVALGHVERLRLGASNPTVLVGGVELPVSRRLLPSLRDRVAASRVRPRA
- a CDS encoding chorismate mutase, coding for MDDAALAELGSLRKSIDNIDAALVHLLAERFKCTQSVGRLKAVTGLPASDPERERVQIARLRSLAEEAELDPAFAEKFLTFIVAEVIHHHEQIASTGSIATGE